Genomic segment of Paenalkalicoccus suaedae:
ACTTGATAAAAGCCGACTAGCTGATCTTATTGCTTTTTATCAGGAGAAACTGAAGTCTTGTCATCCCGCTGTTACAGGTACATATTTCAGTGGCTATTTTGGGAATTTCCTTGGTGGCGTACATTATATGCTAGCAGAGAATGCAGCGTATGATTGGTCACTAACAAACATAGAGCTTCAGCTTGTTCACCATGCGGAGCATAATTACTTTGGATTCTTATTCAAAATAAAGGACGACACGATGGTAGAGCTTGATGCAGCTACTCGAGATGAACAGGTGAGAGAGCGTTTAACGGCGCTTTATCGAGATTCGGTCACACCTCTTTTAGAGACGTTTGCCGAAGTTGCGGACATTCGCATCCGTGAATTATGGGGCCAGTTAAACTTGGGCATTCACTACGGATTTGACCGTGTCGTTGATTTAGGAAATCCGCGTGCAGAGGGTGACATGAGGTTTCTCACCGAAGAATTGGATGGGTCGATTTTTAACGCGAAAAAGAATCCTTTGGCGATTACATTCCGCCTTGTCGACAGCTATACGGGCGACGGCGAGCAGCTGCGCATGAAGCCATCGTGCTGCTTGTACTATCAGCTCGAGGGAGCAGCAGCGAAGTGCTTTACGTGTCCGCGTCTGAAGGAATCAGATCGGGAGCTTCGTCGCGAGGCATTCCGGGAGAAGCAGGCGTGAGCGCCGAGGTGAAGCGCTCGGGCACGGCTTTTATCGTCGAGGCAGCTCCGGACAATTCGGTTGCGCTCCCGTTTGAGGATGGCGAGCGTCTGTCGGTGCACGTGGTTGGGGATGCGGTGGTATTGCGTCCAATCAAGCGTGTGGCTGATGCAGCAGAACCGGATGGGTTTGCGG
This window contains:
- a CDS encoding IucA/IucC family C-terminal-domain containing protein; this translates as MISLQTKLLEETFITRVEDHPRCLYAVTLADLLDKSRLADLIAFYQEKLKSCHPAVTGTYFSGYFGNFLGGVHYMLAENAAYDWSLTNIELQLVHHAEHNYFGFLFKIKDDTMVELDAATRDEQVRERLTALYRDSVTPLLETFAEVADIRIRELWGQLNLGIHYGFDRVVDLGNPRAEGDMRFLTEELDGSIFNAKKNPLAITFRLVDSYTGDGEQLRMKPSCCLYYQLEGAAAKCFTCPRLKESDRELRREAFREKQA